From a region of the Besnoitia besnoiti strain Bb-Ger1 chromosome I, whole genome shotgun sequence genome:
- a CDS encoding hypothetical protein (encoded by transcript BESB_011230) codes for MPASEDRRRGAAVRPTGVSSRDSPAPSYAQRSPSLLDSSPYLAISHGSRPDPLVDGVSLLVGAPGSSRSFASSTARETETESDRETSYASGSANEPCLERLRKRVVEARRPLDSQNDRNSELSDESGTTRNRTRQPKSDLRGPIPDEARDWLPHLNVTPNCPSPRDSECSSSSASSMTRRSHKTGVAWRRETNDGGTTLRSHPSSRRSGGPAGDKEADLHSEYSFFSGPAPVSSPSTVAAQASRWASQKTLSPGTVSSGYSTHEPCVVAESPLNALSGVAQFHVFPGAGAPPSLRSTAGAPGPECVRPFKRQREEGNSARKAALVPVYEKDENIATNGSEPWNELSCQLSAAFSSSRPSDELDDLRSSLASPQASSTSAEETGRDLASAHRARRSARNPRRDRSSNPSPPLGNTEQNLNNTSASSWELIVCRRRKSSPALSSSTKDCLFSHCGSLFGTCAAILSTPTPRAPDAALPAAAVGRAPVVNRPEKPKNSLVKDLLCHRNRGVFNDEIAAGPEQKQVAGTVGRAPSFAPPPGEAAAQATSGEGCAMKAETSPTEGLDSGVTTQASSPSKHTEGNPVVASPHSQHAPCSGAGGVKGGAFRPPDSAVTGERTEGTLSFSVGSFRSASSPPSPPSKATSQGEETQILTPAAQAGDPAEAAVEKSLRRGAETPIAYDSCGGAAGQIHSRSIRTESAVELTATERALACVGKSVTSAIETGAASLADFLIDALPHLSPQPDYSQMCTRFGTGVVRPRSCSPSLLRRERAIFSSAPRALSTCRLASACCGLGQDLEGRGRVAMEGAGVRTNRDPSGASCRAQELHLDPQGASGHQREGRRRLAVKISECLLSQGHTPPMGRLEKNAGVPPPGFPSHAALSLSSASAVPRLHGGAALYAYQENPHVARRGLVEGRLLARAPGLLLRVIPEQPAHAVPTAHLFLPDAESPCASSLSKESLLARLVFSQKGGLAGKASDLPMDAAGVARVAANEHASHLPQTSGRVYPTFSGLKRTNAEVAPAGSSTHATRSAATSHHLPPLHVFSSVARVSGNDPSSIPPNDALPGSARGGFMRASSLLAALPLEREVALADGATGTCAAGFDNPFGRETRRDLPLGARAVVRPGSHSPGKRVLERPHCQSPAAKRGGVRTPRTTTTASVSSALVYDEHTSSESRRALPHSHPVSTSSRAAPEVTGAMCSSIDVQVDANAGVDEATPACAISSAQVVRRGTATATVAADSILSSRGPLPFFGVTSGSAPVSRHESPAALHAIKEGSESGRRGLPSPAQIQKRAEERVRRGSRTAGQGRLDSQSRGYSGESGGENEIREPRASRSPMQHVHLPKERREESGETEAMPPGSQASKAWKGRAFAGSVGAWTSGTAFPFLGRGEKHRNRTEVNPRREPGPRRASAVMQARWLRDELRRQWLTGALTKESFPMEEVLELMKPFDVLEVHGISVYKLEDGWVLPEFADAGGRPSKAWVEKNHNEGIEFMSLLQEITDAATELYREPDKPVCSRYPPELLQPRTP; via the coding sequence ATGCCTGCATCAGAGgaccgccgacgcggcgcggccgtaCGCCCTACAGGCGTTTCATCTCGggactcgcctgcgccttcttaTGCTCAGCGTAGTCCATCCCTTCTTGACTCTTCTCCGTATCTCGCTATCTCCCACGGAAGTCGTCCCGACCCGCTCGTCGATGGCGTTTCCTTGCTTGTTGGAGCACCgggctcttctcgctctttcgCAAGCTCGACGGCGCGGGAGACCGAAACGGAGAGCGATCGCGAAACGTCCTACGCAAGCGGGTCTGCGAACGAGCCTTGCCTGGAGCGACTCCGCAAGCGGGTCGTCGAGGCCAGAAGGCCACTGGATTCACAGAATGACAGAAACTCGGAGTTGAGCGACGAAAGCGGAACAACGAGAAACAGGACTCGGCAGCCCAAGTCGGACCTCCGAGGCCCGATTCCAGATGAGGCAAGAGATTGGCTCCCGCATCTCAACGTCACGCCGAACTGCCCCTCCCCGAGAGACTCTGAGTGCTCATCTTCCAGCGCCTCAAGCATGACTCGGCGCTCCCACAAGACAGGGGTAGCCTGGCGAAGGGAGACGAATGACGGAGGAACGACGCTCCGTAGTCACCCGTCGAGCCGCCGAAGCGGGGGGCCTGCAGGGGACAAGGAAGCTGACTTACACTCGGAATATTCGTTTTTCTCAGGGCCTGCCCCCGTTTCATCCCCGTCTACGGTCGCCGCGCAAGCTTCGCGTTGGGCGAGTCAGAAAACGCTGTCTCCGGGAACGGTGAGCAGCGGGTATTCCACGCATGAGCCCTGTGTCGTCGCGGAGAGTCCGTTGAATGCCTTGAGTGGGGTTGCTCAGTTCCACGTCTTTCCCGGGGCTGGAGCGCCCCCGAGTCTGCGGAGCACGGCTGGCGCGCCAGGGCCTGAATGCGTCCGCCCCTTCAAGCggcagagggaggaggggaaCTCTGCGAGGAAGGCTGCCCTGGTACCTGTTTATGAGAAGGACGAAAACATCGCCACGAATGGCAGCGAACCCTGGAATGAACTGTCATGCCAACTGagcgcggccttctcttcCAGCCGCCCTTCCGACGAGCTAGACGATCTCCGTTCTTCGCTGGCGAGCCCGCAGGCCTCCTCAACATCTGCTGAAGAGACGGGCCGAGACCTCGCTTCTGCTCACAGAGCTCGGCGCTCCGCCCGTAACCCGAGACGCGACCGCAGTTCGAATCCCAGCCCGCCACTGGGTAATACAGAGCAAAACTTGAACAACACCAGCGCATCCTCCTGGGAGCTGATCGTGTGTCGCCGCCGGAAATCGTCTCCTGCTCTCTCGTCGTCTACGAAAGACTGCCTCTTTTCGCACTGCGGGTCGCTCTTTGGCACGTGCGCGGCGATTCTgtcgacgccgacgccgcgcgcgccggacgCAGCGCTTCCGGCTGCAGCCGTAGGCAGAGCCCCCGTTGTCAACAGGCCGGAGAAGCCAAAGAACTCCCTGGTGAAAGACCTTTTGTGCCATCGAAATCGGGGTGTTTTCAACGATGAGATTGCCGCAGGGCCCGAACAGAAGCAGGTCGCAGGAACCGTCGGCAGAGCGCCCAGCTTCGCACCTCCcccgggcgaggcggcggcacagGCGACCAGCGGGGAAGGATGCGCGATGAAAGCCGAGACAAGCCCGACCGAGGGGCTCGACAGCGGGGTCACGACACAGGCTTCGTCGCCTAGCAAACACACGGAGGGCAATCCGGTGGTGGCGTCTCCACACTCTCAGCACGCTCCTtgcagcggcgctggcggggtGAAAGGAGGAGCGTTTCGACCTCCGGACAGCGCAGTCACAGGTGAACGCACGGAGGGGACCCTGTCGTTCTCCGTCGGTTCTTTCcggtcggcgtcctctcccccttctccgccttcgaaGGCGACGTCTcaaggcgaagaaacgcaAATTCTGacaccggcggcgcaggccgggGATCCCGCGGAAGCGGCCGTGGAGAAATCGCTCAGGAGGGGAGCTGAGACGCCTATCGCGTATGACAGCTGtgggggcgccgcgggacAGATCCATTCCCGAAGCATTCGGACCGAGTCTGCTGTAGAGCTGActgcgacagagagagctcTCGCGTGTGTGGGGAAAAGCGTCACTTCGGCGATTGAGACCGgggctgcctcgctcgcggacTTCCTCATTGACGCCCTTCCTCACCTCTCCCCGCAGCCCGATTATTCGCAAATGTGCACACGGTTTGGCACAGGCGTGGTGCGGCCGCGCtcctgctcgccctcgcttcTCCGTCGTGAACGCGCGATTTTCTCCAGTGCACCGCGGGCTCTCAGcacctgccgcctcgcctcagcctgctgcggcctcgggcAAGATTTGGAAGGGCGGGGGAGGGTAGCCATGGAGGGTGCGGGCGTGCGTACGAACCGGGATCCATCCGGAGCTTCGTGCAGAGCCCAGGAACTCCACCTTGATCCACAAGGCGCCTCTGGACACCAGcgggaaggccgccgccgcctcgccgttaAGATATCGGAGTGTCTTCTTTCCCAGGGGCACACGCCGCCAATGGGCAGACTGGAGAAGAATGCTGgtgtgccgccgccgggtTTCCCGTCACATGCTGCGCTTTCTCTTtcgtccgcgtccgcggtTCCTCGCCTCCATggtggcgccgcgctctACGCCTACCAGGAGAATCCACACGTCGCTAGACGCGGCCTCGTTGAGGGGCGACTCCTCGCGAGAGCTCCGGGgctccttctgcgcgtcATCCCAGAGCAGCCCGCTCACGCCGTACCGACCGCTCATCTCTTTCTTCCGGACGCAGAATCTCCTTGTGCCTCAAGCCTCTCGAAAGAATCACTTTTAGCTCGATTGGTCTTTTCTCAAAAGGGCGGACTGGCAGGGAAGGCTTCCGACCTTCCGAtggacgccgcaggcgtcgcacGTGTCGCGGCGAACGAGCATGCATCCCATCTTCCCCAAACGAGCGGGCGCGTCTATCCCACTTTCAGTGGGTTGAAAAGGACCAATGCAGAGGTCGCACCGGCTGGATCGTCTACGCACGCTACGAGGTCTGCTGCCACTAGCCATCATCTACCTCCACTCCACGTTTTTTCCTCTGTCGCTCGAGTTTCAGGAAACGATCCTTCTTCGATCCCGCCAAATGACGCCCTGCCGGGCTCCGCCAGAGGTGGGTTTATGcgtgcgtcttctctgcttgcCGCCCTTCCTCTGGAGCGCGAGGTGGCTCTGGCTGACGGCGCAACAGGCACCTGTGCTGCTGGCTTCGACAATCCGTTTGGCAGAGAAACTCGCCGCGACCTTCCTCTGGGTGCACGTGCCGTAGTCAGGCCGGGCAGCCATTCACCCGGGAAACGCGTCCTCGAGCGTCCGCACTGTCAGTCACCTGCTGCGAAGCGTGGGGGCGTGCGGACGCCAAGGACGACTACAACTGCCTCTGTATCATCTGCGCTCGTGTACGATGAGCACACGTCTTCTGAAAGCCGACGTGCCCTTCCCCATTCGCATCCAGTCTCCACTTCCtcccgcgctgcgcccgagGTAACTGGCGCCATGTGTAGCTCCATCGACGTCCAGGTGGATGCAAATGCGGGCGTCGATGAAGCCACGCCAGCTTGCGCCATTTCCTCTGCTCAAGTGGTGCGAAGAGGCACCGCCACGGCGACGGTTGCTGCAGATTCGATTCTCTCCTCGAGAGGCCCGCTGCCTTTCTTCGGCGTCACCTCTGGCTCTGCACCCGTGTCTCGCCACGAATCTCCAGCAGCGCTTCACGCGATAAAAGAAGGCTCCGAAAGCGGTCGCCGCGGTTTGCCTTCACCTGCGCAGATACAAAAACGAGCGGAGGAACGAGTGCGTCGAGGCAGCAGGACAGCAGGGCAAGGCAGGCTGGACAGTCAAAGTCGTGGCTACAGTGGAGAATCCGGCGGTGAGAATGAAATCCGAGAACCGCGGGCCTCGAGAAGTCCCATGCAGCACGTTCATTTGCCAAaggaaaggagagaggagagcggagagacagaggcaaTGCCTCCCGGCAGTCAGGCCTCCAAGGCGTGGAAAGGGCGAGCGTTCGCTGGCTCCGTTGGCGCGTGGACATCTGGGACTGCTTTCCCATTTCTGGGCAGGGGAGAAAAACATAGAAACAGAACTGAGGTGAACCCGAGAAGAGAGCCGGGACCAAGAAGAGCGTCAGCTGTCATGCAAGCCCGCTGGCTGCGGGATGAACTACGGAGACAGTGGTTGACGGGCGCCTTAACGAAGGAAAGCTTTCCGATGGAAGAAGTTCTGGAGCTCATGAAGCCCTTCGACGTTCTGGAGGTGCATGGAATAAGTGTCTACAAACTGGAAGATGGGTGGGTTCTACCTGAgttcgcagacgcaggcggccggCCGAGCAAGGCGTGGGTTGAGAAAAACCATAACGAAGGAATCGAGTTCATGAGTCTTCTTCAGGAAATCACCGACGCCGCGACGGAGTTATATCGCGAACCAGACAAGCCTGTCTGCAGCAGATATCCACCAGAGCTCCTACAGCCACGCACGCCTTGA
- a CDS encoding hypothetical protein (encoded by transcript BESB_011240) produces the protein MHRAAAVEPSASVAASSFHSVHALPSAGCAAALDQRTASSLEAEVVAEALHRALPAKSEQGPDGCRGSQPRPTERRGPPPEKRSARSSRGGSPVSAQCEAVSRSSSAVEAIPGELSPGGGTCGRVVGETERRVWATNAPSPLSFPREAGRGADGDEEAASGVLPPLARRWGASGRFSRKERTTAATPLHGLLFGQFLSSFSFFTVGAFSRMVRRCLLSALRLFLAQLLHLQRRRYLQVCCDPTQRFTHLLSGGRLKAERHRVTTADGYEIFFYRLARVHRHCCGGEAPRVRADLPSGRHAGDETDACAEDTSDAGGGCVCRCAAACVLPRGEKSSGVSSETDESERNSGPSSSQAVRRPDLPATGLRPPRTLSRCAAAHPGALHAGDVPLVSPTDSPLPGLSDDEAGGVGAGRAPHLRRLSPSSSGGLCAPDPPFSGGCLLGARLGSASGGPGEALGEGPNATGSSLCAAADGHPPCHGSSSAEATCSTQDGLSSAPPAGARLSSRDGPCLGSEAAGVQGGLVRGEGGGEPEGGKPIVFLQHGLLESSLNWISGGADSLAFMLVDRGCDVWIGNNRGNEYVRLLPEKRGAKEPAARADSGARARPPEARAAASASGSDERASEDDEEKCRGRLRREETDESWCSLSDQDSVFTDAEMDIGREEGEARWPSRLRDGASSAGSAAGRPDSSRARFCGHRLAAWLQSRAWERDAARLEPSLAQPRGQSHGGACSQLCCCCTGLTPYPALRNSAPPREERRILLNACVEATGTLMRLMRCSRPRKRRAPKLSCPHQHTQPRPLSTAAGERAAGRSGDASQRHIERDFPASAPWTAQRTDGDPRAFSHSSTRAPAASAASAASAASGRRGPRGPCLCDGEKLGLLDQSRRSAADGDASEQAASPGSWLLDGRRRRRPCRSRRDTLSRRREEERNSSKQHLPPFSTISTASSQRWTFHDMGMYDVPAMFHHILTLPASRGGALVPPQGREPPRLRRIVALGQSQGAAQLMALTSTVPGVCPLLQALILFSPPVILHPLSSMSLSTRALISLGMRHPAPLLYGIKAAETLFPAPALSVFGDCVAGHRMMGFYTGEIAWNQRCINFKFTPSGGTSKLNFEHWLNVMHGGAPIGQFRGAEPGCAGAPAAEAEEGGREAGDEEMQAILRRETEAARQKEKARKVLEDVGEAHDATPGPAAAYPLEKIACRTYAILGGKDNLVNAEASAEYLTECLDASRLTVQLWPEAGHLDFGWAHARRADLYPELVRLIVSDV, from the exons ATGcatcgcgcggcagccgtcgAGCCTTCCGCGTCGGTTGCTGCCTCGTCTTTTCATTCCGTCCACGCTTTGCCCAGCGCAGGATGCGCAGCTGCACTGGACCAGCGGACTGCGAGTTCCCTCGAAGCTGAAGTCGTTGCCGAGGCGCTCCATCGAGCTCTTCCCGCCAAGAGTGAGCAAGGGCCTGACGGGTGTCGGGGGTCTCAGCCGCGGCCAACTGAGCGCCGCGGTCCGCCGCCAGAAAAAAGGAGcgcgcgctcgtcgcggGGCGGATCGCCTGTTTCTGCGCAGTGTGAGGCGGTatcgcgctcctcctccgcagtcgAAGCTATTCCAGGCGAACTTTCGCCGGGCGGAGGGACGtgcgggcgcgtcgtcggggAGACCGAGCGTCGCGTTTGGGCGACGAACGCTCCTTCTCCACTTTCTtttccgcgcgaggcggggcgcggcgcggacggagaTGAAGAAGCGGCGTCTGGCGTCTTGCCGCCTCTTGCGCGTCGCTGGGGGGCCTCGGGGCGCTTCAGCCGGAAAGAGCGGACGACGGCCGCCACGCCGCTGCACGGCCTCCTCTTTGGACAGTTCCTCTCCTCCTTCAGCTTCTTCACAGTCGGAGCCTTCAGCCGAATGgtgcgccgctgtctcctttcagccctgcggctcttcctcgcgcagcttctccacctgcagcgccgccggtACCTGCAGGTCTGCTGCGACCCGACGCAGCGCTTCACGCACCTTCTCTCTGGAGGCAGGCTGAAGGCCGAGAGGCACCGCGTGACGACCGCAGATGGATACGAGATCTTCTTCTACCGCCTTGCCAGAGTCCATCGGcactgctgcggcggcgaggcgccgcgcgttcgCGCCGACCTCCCCTCGGGCCGccacgcgggcgacgagacagacgcgtgcgcagaagacacctccgacgcgggcggcggctgtgtgtgccgctgcgcagctgcctgtGTCTTgccgagaggcgagaaaagcTCCGGTGTGTCCTCTGAAAcagacgagagcgagcggAACTCGGGTCCTTCCTCCAGCCAAGCCGTTCGCCGCCCAGATTTGCCTGCAACGGGtttgcggccgccgcggacccTCAGTCggtgcgctgccgcccatCCTGGCGCGCTGCACGCTGGCGACGTGCCCCTCGTGTCGCCGACGGACTCGCCGCTCCCGGGGctgagcgacgacgaggccgggGGGGTCGGAGCTggtcgcgcgccgcatcTTCGTCGGCTCTCGCCTTCCAGTTCGGGCGGACTGTGCGCGCCTGATCCGCCTTTCAGCGGGGGCTGCCTGCTGGGCGCGCGACTGGGCAGCGCGTCTGGCGGCCCCGGCGAGGCTCTCGGGGAAGGCCCAAACGCGACTGGGTCGTCGTtgtgtgcggcggcggatggTCACCCCCCCTGCCACGGTTCTTCCAGTGCGGAGGCAACTTGCTCGACGCAAGACGGGCtttccagcgcgccgcccgcgggcgcgcggctgtcctCGAGGGACGGGCCCTGCttgggcagcgaggcggccggcGTCCAAGGAGGCCTCGTTcggggagagggcggcggcgagcccgaaGGGGGGAAACCCATCGTCTTTTTGCAGCACGGGCTTCTGGAGTCGTCTCTGAACTGGatcagcggcggcgcggactcgctcgccttcaTGCTCGTCGACCGCGGCTGCGACGTCTGGATCGGAAACAACCGAGGGAATGAATACGTCCGGCTGCTCCCGGAGAAGCGCGGGGCGAAGGAACCAGCCGCCAGAGCTGACTCTggggcccgcgcgcggcccccggaagcgcgggcggccgcctcggcgagcggcagcgacgagagagcgagcgaggacgacgaggagaagtGCCGCGGGAGGCTGAGGAGGGAAGAAACCGACGAGAGTTGGTGTTCGCTCTCCGACCAAGACAGCGTGTTCACCGATGCAGAGATGGACATCGGccgggaggagggcgaggcgcgctggccttcgcgccttcgcgacggcgcgtcCAGCGCAGGCTCTGCCGCGGGGCGCCCGGATAGCTCCCGAGCCCGCTTCTGCGGGCACAGACTGGCTGCCTGGCTCCAGAGTCGCGCGTGGGAGAGGGACGCTGCACGCCTGGAGCCGAGCttggcgcagccgcgcggccagTCTCACGGCGGAGCTTGCAGTCAGCTCTGCTGCTGTTGCACCGGGCTCACGCCGTATCCGGCCCTTCGCaactcggcgccgccgcgagaagagcgccgcATCTTGCTGAATGCGTgtgtggaggcgacggggaCCCTCATGCGGCTGATGCGGTGTAGCCGCCCGCGCAAACGCCGCGCCCCGAAACTCTCCTGTCCCCACCAGCACACTCAGCCCCGCCCGCTGAGCActgccgcgggcgagagagcggcaggCCGAAGCGGAGATGCCTCGCAGAGACACATCGAAAGGGACTttcccgcgtcggcgccatGGACTGCGCAGAGGACCGACGGCGACCCGCGGGCGTTTTCTCACTCCAgcacgcgggcgccagccgcctccgcggcctccgcggcctccgcagcctcgggccgcagaggcccccGAGGACCGTgcctctgcgacggcgagaaacTGGGGCTGCTTGATCAGTCTaggcggtcggcggcggacggagacgcgagcgagcagGCCGCGTCTCCGGGCTCCTGGCTGCTGGacgggcgccgacggcggcggccgtgcCGGTCGCGGAGAGACACGCTGAGCCGGCGGAGGGAAGAGGAGCGGAACAGCTCGAAGCAACATCTGCCGCCATTTTCGACGATTTCCACCGCGTCGTCTCAGCGCTGGACGTTTCACGACATGGGAATGTACGACGTTCCCGCAATGTTTCACCACATTCTCAcgctgcctgcctcccgcggcggcgcgctcgtgCCTCCTCAGGGCAGGGAGCCCCCGCGTTTGCGGCGCATCGTGGCCTTGGGCCAGTCCCAGGGCGCGGCTCAGCTGATGGCGCTGACCTCGACGGTTCCAGGTGTCTGCCCCCTTCTCCAGGCGCTGATTCTCTTTTCGCCGCCCGTCATTCTGCATCCGCTCTCGTCTATGTCGCTgtcgacgcgcgcgctgaTCTCGCTGGGCATGCGGCaccccgcgccgctgctgtaCGGAAtcaaggcggcggagacgctcttccccgcgcctgcgctgtcgGTCTTTGGAGACTGCGTCGCAGGCCACCGCATGATGGGTTTCTACACGGGCGAGATCGCCTGGAACCAGAGGTGCATCAACTTCAAATTCACCCCGAGTGGGGGAACGAGCAAGCTGAACTTCGAGCACTGGCTGAACGTGATgcacggcggcgcccccATCGGCCagttccgcggcgcggagcccggATGCGCCGGTGCCCCGGCGGCAGAAGCcgaggagggaggcaggGAGGCAGGGGACGAGGAGATGCAGGCCattctgcggcgcgagacagaggcagctcgacagaaggagaaggcTCGCAAGGTTCTCGAAGacgtcggcgaggcgcacgacGCCACGCCCGGCCCTGCCGCGGCTTACCCGCTGGAGAAAATCGCCTGCCGGACTTACGCGATCCTGGGAGGCAAAGACAACCTCGTGAATGCCG AAGCGTCAGCGGAGTACCTGACGGAGTGTCTGGACGCGAGCCGCCTGACTGTGCAGCTGTGGCCCGAGGCAGGCCACCTGGACTTCGGCTGGGCGcatgcgaggcgcgcagacctTTATCCAGAACTCGTTCGCCTGATTGTTTCCGACGTGTGA